In Sporichthya polymorpha DSM 43042, a genomic segment contains:
- the rsmD gene encoding 16S rRNA (guanine(966)-N(2))-methyltransferase RsmD, with the protein MTRIVGGTAGGRRLAVPPGRGTRPTSDRAREALFSALEARTGGLTGCRVLDLYAGSGAVGLEALSRGAAAAVLVESDAGALRVLRENVAALRLPGATVLGRSVAAVLAESAPEPFDIVFADPPYVLPGPDLAALLAGAIERGWVGEDAVVVVERATRDPAWEWPTGIEPDRDRKYGEATLWYGRATPIRRSGQRGAD; encoded by the coding sequence GTGACCCGGATCGTCGGCGGCACCGCCGGCGGGCGGCGCCTGGCGGTCCCACCCGGGCGCGGGACGCGGCCGACCTCCGACCGGGCCCGGGAGGCGCTGTTCTCCGCGCTGGAGGCCCGCACCGGCGGTCTGACGGGGTGCCGCGTCCTCGACCTGTACGCCGGCAGCGGGGCGGTCGGCCTCGAGGCGCTCTCGCGGGGCGCGGCCGCCGCGGTGCTCGTCGAGTCCGACGCCGGCGCGCTGCGGGTGCTGCGGGAGAACGTCGCGGCGCTGCGCCTGCCCGGGGCGACCGTCCTCGGCCGGTCCGTCGCCGCGGTGCTCGCCGAGTCCGCCCCGGAGCCGTTCGACATCGTCTTCGCGGACCCGCCCTACGTGCTGCCGGGCCCGGACCTGGCGGCGCTGCTGGCCGGCGCGATCGAGCGCGGCTGGGTCGGCGAGGACGCCGTCGTCGTCGTCGAACGGGCGACCCGGGACCCCGCGTGGGAGTGGCCGACGGGCATCGAACCGGACCGCGATCGGAAGTACGGCGAGGCCACGCTCTGGTACGGCCGAGCGACCCCGATTCGGCGGTCAGGCCAACGGGGGGCAGACTGA
- the coaD gene encoding pantetheine-phosphate adenylyltransferase has protein sequence MRSCICPGSFDPVTNGHLDVITRAAKLADEVVVGVLVNRNKQGLFTLEERMELLRLALKDYPNVRIDSFDGLLVDYCKNHNIPAIVKGLRVVGDFDYEIQMAQMNHSLTDVETLLVATNPSFSFLSSSLVKEVANNGADITGFVPDVVVDPLLQRLAERRAEQGR, from the coding sequence GTGCGCAGCTGCATCTGCCCGGGTTCCTTCGACCCGGTGACCAACGGCCACCTCGACGTCATCACGCGAGCGGCCAAGCTCGCCGACGAGGTCGTCGTCGGCGTCCTCGTCAACCGCAACAAGCAGGGCCTCTTCACGCTCGAGGAGCGGATGGAGCTGCTGCGTCTGGCGCTCAAGGACTACCCGAACGTCCGGATCGACAGTTTCGACGGCCTCCTCGTCGACTACTGCAAGAACCACAACATCCCGGCGATCGTGAAGGGCCTGCGCGTGGTCGGCGACTTCGACTACGAGATCCAGATGGCGCAGATGAACCACTCGCTCACCGACGTCGAGACGCTCCTGGTGGCGACCAACCCGTCGTTCAGCTTCCTGTCCTCCTCGCTGGTCAAGGAGGTCGCGAACAACGGCGCCGACATCACCGGGTTCGTCCCGGACGTGGTCGTCGACCCGCTCCTGCAGCGCCTGGCCGAGCGCCGGGCGGAGCAGGGTCGCTAG
- a CDS encoding YceD family protein: MPEENQKTELKNQHLDPHDPFVLDAHRLARRPGSMLKVVRTVPAPADLGLEVIGVPEGADVELNLKLEAVVEGVLVSGTARAPLAGECVRCLDPLTDEVEVDFAELFVAPGSAQETDGDDETRWLQDDLIDLEPVVRDAVVLTLPLQPLCEEDCPGLCAQCGAVLRDDPDHDHSEVDPRWAALEGLVSKDEQPGD; encoded by the coding sequence ATGCCCGAAGAGAATCAGAAGACTGAGCTGAAGAATCAGCACCTCGACCCGCACGATCCGTTCGTGCTCGACGCCCACCGGCTCGCCCGGCGGCCGGGGTCGATGCTCAAGGTCGTCCGAACTGTTCCGGCACCGGCGGATCTCGGTCTAGAGGTCATCGGCGTGCCCGAGGGTGCCGACGTCGAGCTGAACCTGAAGCTCGAAGCGGTGGTCGAGGGCGTGCTCGTGTCGGGAACGGCACGGGCGCCGCTGGCGGGTGAATGCGTGCGCTGCCTGGACCCCCTCACCGACGAGGTGGAGGTGGACTTCGCGGAGCTGTTCGTGGCACCCGGCAGTGCTCAGGAGACTGACGGCGATGACGAGACCCGCTGGCTGCAGGACGATCTGATCGACCTGGAGCCGGTGGTACGGGACGCGGTGGTGCTCACGCTGCCGCTCCAGCCGTTGTGCGAGGAGGACTGCCCCGGCTTGTGCGCCCAGTGCGGCGCCGTGCTGCGGGACGACCCCGATCACGACCACAGCGAGGTCGACCCCCGGTGGGCAGCGCTGGAAGGGCTCGTCAGCAAGGACGAGCAGCCGGGCGACTGA
- the rpmF gene encoding 50S ribosomal protein L32, whose translation MAVPKRKMSRSNTRSRRANWKATAPTLVSCERCREPKLPHTACHACGTYNRRQVRFAD comes from the coding sequence GTGGCGGTTCCCAAGCGCAAGATGTCGCGCAGCAACACGCGCAGCCGGCGCGCGAACTGGAAGGCCACGGCTCCGACGCTGGTCTCCTGCGAGCGTTGCCGCGAGCCGAAGCTCCCGCACACCGCGTGCCACGCGTGTGGCACCTACAACCGCCGACAGGTCCGGTTCGCCGACTGA
- the rnc gene encoding ribonuclease III — protein sequence MSAAPAVPDPGTSAQALPERLGVPLSEGLLTRALTHRSYAYENGGLPTNERLEFLGDSVLGLVVTDALYHRHPDLPEGQLAKLRAAVVNMRALADVGRSLQLGEFLRLGRGEEGTGGRDKSSILADTLEALIGAVYLDRGLDEASELVHRLFDPLIETSSHLGAGLDWKTSLQELTATIGLGVPEYVVTESGPDHEKTFEATARVGGADYGTGSGRSKKEAEQQAAEAAWTYLSKAYAEQLAGDQSAASA from the coding sequence ATGAGCGCAGCCCCGGCGGTGCCGGACCCCGGTACGTCCGCGCAGGCGCTGCCGGAGCGACTCGGGGTCCCGCTCTCGGAGGGGCTCCTGACGCGGGCGCTCACGCACCGCTCGTACGCCTACGAGAACGGCGGGCTGCCCACCAACGAGCGCCTGGAGTTCCTCGGGGACTCCGTGCTCGGCCTGGTCGTCACCGACGCGCTGTACCACCGCCACCCGGACCTGCCCGAGGGCCAGCTCGCGAAGCTGCGCGCGGCGGTGGTGAACATGCGCGCGCTCGCGGACGTCGGGCGCAGCCTGCAGCTGGGGGAGTTCCTCCGCCTGGGCCGGGGTGAGGAGGGGACCGGCGGCCGCGACAAGTCGTCGATCCTCGCGGACACCCTCGAGGCCCTGATCGGCGCCGTCTACCTGGACCGTGGCCTCGACGAGGCCTCCGAGCTCGTCCACCGGCTGTTCGACCCGCTCATCGAGACGTCCTCGCACCTCGGGGCCGGTCTCGACTGGAAGACCAGCCTCCAGGAGCTCACGGCCACCATCGGGCTGGGCGTCCCCGAGTACGTCGTCACCGAGAGCGGCCCGGACCACGAGAAGACCTTCGAGGCCACCGCCCGCGTCGGCGGGGCCGACTACGGGACCGGGTCCGGCCGCAGCAAGAAAGAGGCCGAGCAGCAGGCCGCCGAGGCCGCCTGGACCTACCTGAGCAAGGCCTACGCCGAGCAGCTCGCCGGCGACCAGTCCGCCGCCTCCGCCTGA
- the mutM gene encoding bifunctional DNA-formamidopyrimidine glycosylase/DNA-(apurinic or apyrimidinic site) lyase, whose translation MPELPEVEVVRRGTANFAVGRTIAAVEVLHPRAVRRHAAGGADLAARLTGVTVTGAERRGKFLWLPLDSGEALLVHLGMSGQLRVQPPTAPPEKHLRVRLAFADHGSDLRFVDQRTFGGVSVEPLVPGRGDRTVPASVAHIALDPLEPEFDAGAVRTAMRAKRTGLKRALLDQTLVSGIGNIYADEALWRAQLHYARPTETLRASEVDRVLAAATAVMTAALAAGGTSFDSLYVNVNGESGYFDRSLDVYGREGRECSRCGSAIRRDAFMNRSSFSCPRCQPRPRRAHW comes from the coding sequence GTGCCCGAACTTCCTGAGGTCGAGGTCGTCCGTCGTGGCACCGCGAACTTCGCCGTCGGCCGCACGATCGCGGCCGTCGAGGTCCTGCACCCGCGTGCGGTGCGCCGCCACGCCGCCGGGGGAGCGGACCTCGCGGCGCGCCTGACCGGCGTCACCGTCACCGGCGCCGAGCGCCGCGGCAAGTTCCTCTGGCTGCCGCTGGACTCGGGCGAGGCGCTGCTGGTCCACCTCGGCATGAGCGGTCAGCTGCGCGTGCAGCCGCCGACCGCGCCGCCGGAGAAGCATCTGCGGGTGCGCCTCGCGTTCGCCGACCACGGTTCCGACCTGCGCTTCGTCGACCAGCGCACCTTCGGCGGCGTGTCCGTCGAGCCCCTCGTTCCCGGCCGCGGCGACCGGACCGTGCCGGCCTCGGTCGCCCACATCGCCCTCGACCCGCTGGAGCCGGAGTTCGACGCCGGCGCCGTGCGCACGGCGATGCGCGCCAAGCGCACCGGGCTCAAGCGCGCCCTGCTGGACCAGACGCTGGTCAGCGGCATCGGGAACATCTACGCCGACGAGGCGCTCTGGCGGGCTCAGCTGCACTACGCCCGGCCGACCGAGACGCTCCGCGCGTCCGAGGTCGACCGCGTCCTGGCCGCGGCCACCGCGGTGATGACCGCCGCGCTCGCCGCCGGCGGGACCTCCTTCGACAGCCTCTACGTGAACGTCAACGGCGAGAGCGGGTACTTCGACCGCTCGCTCGACGTCTACGGCCGCGAGGGACGCGAGTGCAGCCGCTGCGGGTCGGCGATCCGGCGCGACGCGTTCATGAACCGGTCCTCGTTCTCGTGTCCCCGCTGCCAGCCCCGGCCCCGCCGCGCGCACTGGTGA